In Mucilaginibacter auburnensis, the genomic stretch GTTGATAAACAGCGGGAGCTTTCTGAGCAGGAAGTTAGAAAAGCTGCAACTTCACTCAATATAAAATCCATTCCGGCTAATGTACCAAACACCAAAGGCTTTAAAATTGATTTTTGGCATAAAACATTCGATGATATACCCGGAGGTGATTTTATTGACTTTATACGGGTAGACGAACGTTATACATTTACCGTTTTAGGGGACGTGATGGGGAAAAAGTGGATGGCCTGGTTCTTTACCTTTGGTTTTTTGAGCTATATACGGTCGGCTGTGCGCTTTGCGGCTTCCAACGGCGAATATTCTACAGCTACAATATTGCAGCAGGTTAATAAGGTTATTTGCTTTGATGATGTTTTAACAGACATTTTGTCCAGCTTGTCACTTTTATTGATAGATAGCCAAACCGGAGCAATTGCTTACTCCGGCGCAGGAGACTTGCCGCTCTTACATTATATACATGCGGAAAGAAAATTTGCCACCATTAGTTCATCAGGATTGCTATTGGGTTTGTTTCCGGATGGAGTTTACAACCAGCAGGAGATTTTGATGCAAACCAACGATGAGTTGTTTATATTTACTGATGGGATGATTGATTTTGCCGACGCTGGTGGTAAAAAAAGTGATTACAATAAATTTGCCTCTACTTTGCTCGAAAAACTCAATACTCACGAACCTTTTACTGATGTAAAATCACATTTTGATGCGTTTGGGGCTAACCAAATTGACGATCAAAGCGTAATATGCATTTATAAACTTTAGCCATGATTAACATTTATAAGGAAGACGACGCCAATTTGCTGTTAAACCTTGATATACAGGATGCCAATATGGGGCATGCCGACGAGTTTAAGGCTGAACTCACCCGTTTGTTTGATACGCACCAAAGAAAAAAACTAATATTGAATTTTGCGCATGTTCAGTATATCGACAGCTCATTTTTAGGTGCCCTGGTATCAGTGCTTAAATATGTAATATCATTTAAATCTGATATTGTTTTGGTTGGCTTACGCAAGGATATACATAATTTATTTGCCCTGATACGGCTTGATAAGGTTTTTAAAATATACGAAAATTTTAACGAAGCGCTTGCCTAACAGTTATGCCAGGTAAAGTATTCAGCCAATTTGTTCTACCAAATACACAGCAGGGTATGGTAAATTCGTTAAAGGAGATTCGCGGATTTATCAATGATTTTTTACCGGAACATGCCGCCAGCGAAGACCTTAATTATAAAGTTGAAATAGTAATTACCGAATTAATTACTAACGCCTTAAAGCATGTGAAGAATGCTGATAGCTTTATTCGTATTTATTTGGATAACAATTACCTTACAATTGAGAAAACCGACTTTGGCGCCCAGTTTAACCCCAATGGCTTTGCAAATATTTTTAAACAACAACCGGGTTATAAAATACTGCTATCCTATGACGAATTGCACAGTTTGTACGCCTACCTTGAAAGTAACAATGTAGTCCGTTT encodes the following:
- a CDS encoding ATP-binding protein — its product is MPGKVFSQFVLPNTQQGMVNSLKEIRGFINDFLPEHAASEDLNYKVEIVITELITNALKHVKNADSFIRIYLDNNYLTIEKTDFGAQFNPNGFANIFKQQPGYKILLSYDELHSLYAYLESNNVVRFVCEAKRNRNKIDINGVGEHFGMVIISRSAESFTYHYDAASGLNRFNVRMKLSA
- a CDS encoding STAS domain-containing protein, encoding MINIYKEDDANLLLNLDIQDANMGHADEFKAELTRLFDTHQRKKLILNFAHVQYIDSSFLGALVSVLKYVISFKSDIVLVGLRKDIHNLFALIRLDKVFKIYENFNEALA
- a CDS encoding response regulator yields the protein MNKQPHKILLVDDDSLFLKLMVQVFTKSGFECQTATSAEGALVLLDKKNPPDIILSDYNMGQMNGLEFRKHLMKDEVFKNIPFLFLTYFSDSDLMIQGFDLQAIDYVLKNTPVNVIVSKVNNILYAVDKQRELSEQEVRKAATSLNIKSIPANVPNTKGFKIDFWHKTFDDIPGGDFIDFIRVDERYTFTVLGDVMGKKWMAWFFTFGFLSYIRSAVRFAASNGEYSTATILQQVNKVICFDDVLTDILSSLSLLLIDSQTGAIAYSGAGDLPLLHYIHAERKFATISSSGLLLGLFPDGVYNQQEILMQTNDELFIFTDGMIDFADAGGKKSDYNKFASTLLEKLNTHEPFTDVKSHFDAFGANQIDDQSVICIYKL